One window from the genome of Thermodesulfobacteriota bacterium encodes:
- the miaB gene encoding tRNA (N6-isopentenyl adenosine(37)-C2)-methylthiotransferase MiaB, protein MKKYLYLETYGCQMNEYDSDRIRETLGMETTDDPRKADVVIINTCAIREKADQKALSSLGRFKHLKSKNPDLIVGVTGCVAQLYGEKLLDKIPHLDFVLGPRAIPKLSEVVHKVESENGRHVETALDIEEVFDVEPYHEEGKVTAFVSIQQGCNKRCTYCIVPYVRGEEINRPAQDILRETRSLVQKGAKEVTLIGQTVNSWKMDGYKFGDLLRMVAEVEGLLRVRFTTSYPRDVTKKMIEAIKEVEKICHHIHLPVQSGSNRVLANMKRTYTREWYEDTVNRLRDAVPDIAISTDIIVGFPGETEEDFDDTMKLLEEVRFDGVFSFKFSPRPGTPAADLPGAIPDDVAGRRLSQLLEFQREITSAKNRGRIGQVEEVLVEGESKNDPECLSGRTTHNRIVNFLGTKDYKGKIVKVKITEGFTNSLRGELAENL, encoded by the coding sequence ATGAAGAAGTATTTGTATCTAGAAACATACGGTTGCCAGATGAACGAATACGACTCCGACCGGATCAGAGAAACTCTGGGCATGGAAACCACGGATGATCCCCGGAAGGCCGACGTGGTGATAATTAACACTTGCGCTATCAGAGAGAAAGCAGACCAAAAGGCCCTCAGCAGTTTGGGAAGGTTCAAACACTTAAAGTCTAAGAATCCTGACCTGATAGTGGGTGTCACCGGGTGTGTAGCTCAACTGTATGGAGAAAAACTTCTCGACAAGATACCTCATCTCGATTTTGTACTAGGGCCTAGAGCCATTCCCAAGCTATCTGAGGTGGTTCATAAGGTCGAGAGCGAGAATGGGAGGCACGTTGAAACCGCATTGGACATAGAAGAGGTTTTTGACGTTGAACCTTATCATGAAGAAGGTAAGGTCACCGCGTTCGTCTCGATACAGCAGGGCTGCAATAAGAGGTGTACTTACTGTATAGTCCCATACGTAAGAGGGGAAGAAATCAACAGACCAGCCCAGGATATTCTCAGGGAAACAAGAAGCCTGGTGCAAAAAGGGGCAAAGGAAGTCACCCTTATCGGACAGACCGTAAATTCTTGGAAAATGGACGGCTACAAGTTTGGAGACCTTTTGAGGATGGTTGCCGAGGTAGAAGGTTTACTTCGGGTTCGTTTTACCACCTCTTATCCTCGTGACGTTACTAAAAAGATGATTGAGGCTATAAAGGAAGTGGAGAAGATATGTCATCATATCCATCTCCCGGTTCAATCGGGCTCTAACCGGGTCTTGGCAAACATGAAAAGGACTTACACAAGAGAATGGTACGAAGACACTGTGAACAGGCTTAGGGATGCTGTCCCGGATATAGCTATATCCACGGATATAATCGTAGGATTTCCGGGAGAGACAGAGGAAGATTTTGACGACACTATGAAATTACTAGAAGAGGTTCGGTTCGATGGTGTCTTTTCTTTCAAATTTTCACCCCGTCCGGGTACGCCGGCAGCAGACTTGCCCGGTGCTATTCCTGACGACGTAGCCGGCAGGAGGCTATCCCAATTACTAGAGTTTCAGAGGGAGATCACCTCCGCTAAAAACCGAGGCAGGATCGGGCAGGTTGAAGAGGTGTTAGTAGAGGGTGAAAGCAAGAATGACCCGGAGTGCCTTTCTGGCCGAACGACCCACAACCGTATCGTAAATTTTCTTGGAACCAAGGATTACAAGGGTAAAATAGTAAAGGTAAAGATTACAGAGGGATTTACAAACTCCCTCCGGGGTGAGTTGGCGGAAAATCTTTAA
- a CDS encoding bifunctional nuclease family protein, which yields MLLEMKVSGIALDPFTNSPIVILKDLTGEKVLPIWIGFMEASSIAMELEKTPRVRPLTHDLVKNLLDSVKFSVTRIEVTDLRNDTFYAEIHLKRDGEEHIIDSRPSDAIAIALRTGSPIFVNDQVLEKSKKVEIDEDKDKLSDLLDKIPAGDFGKYKM from the coding sequence ATGTTACTGGAAATGAAAGTGTCAGGTATTGCTTTAGACCCGTTCACTAATAGCCCGATCGTAATCCTGAAGGACCTCACCGGGGAAAAGGTGCTTCCAATCTGGATCGGTTTCATGGAAGCAAGCTCCATTGCCATGGAGCTAGAAAAAACTCCACGGGTTCGGCCGCTCACACATGACCTGGTCAAAAATCTGCTGGATAGCGTGAAATTCTCCGTGACCCGAATCGAGGTTACCGATTTAAGAAACGACACATTCTATGCCGAGATACACCTGAAGCGGGACGGCGAGGAACATATAATCGATTCCAGGCCGAGCGATGCAATAGCCATAGCCCTCCGAACTGGTTCTCCAATCTTTGTGAACGACCAGGTGCTGGAAAAATCGAAGAAGGTAGAGATTGACGAAGATAAGGATAAGCTATCCGACCTGCTCGACAAGATTCCTGCCGGCGACTTCGGGAAATACAAGATGTAG
- a CDS encoding PspA/IM30 family protein, protein MGFGKRIGVLLKSQLNHWITRAEDPEKIINQAVEEMEEALESARARHAALKFRSNGRERLLKRIRDQVSYWQKSAEEFIKKDMEENARDSLRKRRDFEEEERKLNISQTRDEEKLKEMGDALKVLEDRVQMVKAKRNVLIKDIRLRRGMSDKTKAVEAVDEVGFEEPFSIMRKMEERIEEEGEHTFIREEKEEEAREREEKLINEEIEALKRNIKKGGK, encoded by the coding sequence ATGGGCTTCGGGAAAAGAATAGGAGTTCTGCTTAAATCTCAGCTGAACCATTGGATAACAAGGGCGGAGGACCCGGAAAAGATAATCAATCAGGCAGTTGAGGAGATGGAGGAAGCACTGGAAAGTGCCAGAGCAAGGCATGCTGCACTCAAATTCAGGTCAAACGGACGAGAGCGTCTTCTTAAAAGAATTCGTGACCAGGTTTCCTACTGGCAGAAAAGTGCGGAGGAGTTTATCAAGAAGGATATGGAGGAAAATGCCCGGGATTCTCTCCGGAAAAGAAGAGACTTCGAAGAGGAAGAGAGAAAGCTAAATATCAGCCAGACAAGGGACGAGGAGAAGCTAAAAGAAATGGGAGATGCGCTCAAGGTGCTGGAAGACCGGGTTCAGATGGTGAAAGCAAAAAGGAACGTGCTTATCAAGGACATTAGGCTGAGAAGAGGCATGTCGGATAAGACAAAAGCAGTAGAGGCGGTTGACGAGGTTGGTTTTGAGGAGCCCTTCTCCATTATGCGGAAGATGGAGGAGAGGATAGAGGAAGAAGGCGAGCACACCTTCATAAGAGAGGAGAAGGAAGAGGAAGCTCGGGAGAGGGAAGAGAAGTTAATCAACGAAGAGATTGAAGCACTCAAAAGAAACATCAAGAAAGGGGGGAAGTAG
- a CDS encoding VWA domain-containing protein, with protein sequence MRLKSNALLLVLILGLFALVIGGRYLKAFPTIPRPIDSNTGTVSWDIKSSHPYVHRGSNGEVLVNLQIKGQEIRVPERAPVNLVLVIDRSGSMSEAGKIEYAKEAAKRIISGLGSSDRIGIVAYSTEVELIYRIQFLKDKQSALSVVDSLYPTDSTNLSGGLTSGIDQLKSLVGEGFVNRVILLSDGLANVGITDIGELSRIASSAAERGVHITTMGLGLNYDENLMMNIAEHGAGNYYFIESPTQLTRIFEKEFGQILATVAKDSVIYLSLAPGVQINSIYGYTHAIKDGKVQIRLGDVFGGQERNILVKLNAPTNDLGLHPLLTASLEFSEITGDGKSVSLQKELNYEVTEDMNKVASNENKEVSARGVSVDAAYQMYQATTFYESGDYDSAVDNIKKALGRISVLNSSAQRTEATVKQEEELRKAMEDMSVAAPAPASDPGKKLIKDYKAKAREQQK encoded by the coding sequence ATGAGATTAAAGAGTAATGCGCTGTTATTGGTTCTTATTCTGGGTTTATTTGCCCTTGTCATAGGGGGAAGATACTTGAAGGCTTTTCCCACCATACCACGGCCTATAGACTCAAACACGGGTACGGTTTCGTGGGACATCAAATCAAGCCATCCTTATGTCCACAGGGGTTCTAACGGAGAGGTTTTGGTGAACCTGCAAATCAAGGGTCAGGAAATCAGGGTGCCGGAAAGAGCACCGGTTAATCTGGTCTTGGTTATCGATAGAAGCGGCTCCATGAGCGAAGCAGGAAAAATAGAATACGCAAAGGAAGCGGCTAAAAGGATAATCTCTGGTCTCGGAAGCAGCGACAGAATAGGTATCGTTGCCTATTCCACCGAAGTGGAGTTGATTTATCGAATTCAGTTCTTGAAGGACAAACAAAGTGCGTTATCCGTAGTTGATTCCCTTTACCCGACCGATTCGACGAATCTATCCGGCGGTCTGACTAGCGGTATTGACCAGCTTAAATCGCTCGTGGGTGAAGGATTCGTTAACCGGGTGATTCTTCTTTCCGACGGTTTGGCCAACGTGGGGATAACCGATATAGGCGAGCTTAGCCGTATTGCCAGCAGTGCGGCGGAAAGAGGCGTTCATATAACCACCATGGGGCTGGGCTTGAATTATGACGAGAACCTGATGATGAACATCGCCGAGCACGGAGCCGGAAACTACTACTTCATCGAGTCTCCGACCCAGCTTACCCGGATATTCGAGAAGGAGTTCGGTCAAATACTGGCGACCGTGGCTAAAGACTCGGTTATTTACCTTTCCCTTGCTCCCGGTGTGCAGATAAACAGTATCTATGGATATACTCACGCCATCAAAGACGGCAAAGTTCAGATTAGGCTGGGCGATGTCTTCGGCGGCCAAGAACGGAACATTTTAGTGAAGTTGAATGCACCGACAAATGACCTTGGACTGCACCCACTTTTAACCGCCTCCCTGGAGTTTAGTGAAATCACTGGAGACGGAAAGTCGGTTAGCCTGCAGAAAGAGCTAAACTATGAAGTCACCGAGGACATGAATAAGGTGGCCTCTAACGAAAACAAAGAGGTTTCAGCGAGAGGCGTATCGGTAGATGCCGCATACCAGATGTACCAGGCTACTACATTCTATGAGAGTGGAGATTATGATAGCGCAGTCGACAATATTAAAAAGGCCTTGGGAAGAATATCCGTGCTTAATAGCTCTGCTCAAAGGACTGAAGCTACGGTGAAGCAAGAGGAAGAGCT